Proteins found in one Panthera tigris isolate Pti1 chromosome B3, P.tigris_Pti1_mat1.1, whole genome shotgun sequence genomic segment:
- the PARP6 gene encoding protein mono-ADP-ribosyltransferase PARP6 isoform X1 — MDIKGQFWNDDDSEGDNESEEFLYGVQGSCAADLYRHPQLDADIEAVKEIYSENSVSIREYGTIDDVDIDLHINISFLDEEVSTAWKVLRTEPIVLRLRFSLSQYLDGPEPSIEVFQPSNKEGFGLGLQLKKILGMFTSQQWKHLSNDFLKTQQEKRHSWFKASGTIKKFRAGLSIFSPIPKSPSFPIIQDSMLKGKLGVPELRVGRLMNRSISCTMKNPKVEVFGYPPSPQAGLLCPQHVGLPPPARTSPLVSGHCKNIPTLEYGFLVQIMKYAEQRIPTLNEYCVVCDEQHVFQNGSMLKPAVCTRELCVFSFYTLGVMSGAAEEVATGAEVVDLLVAMCRAALESPRKSIIFEPYPSVVDPTDPKTLAFNPKKKNYERLQKALDSVMSIREMTQGSYLEIKKQMDKLDPLAHPLLQWIISSNRSHIVKLPLSRQLKFMHTSHQFLLLSSPPAKEARFRTAKKLYGSTFAFHGSHIENWHSILRNGLVNASYTKLQLHGAAYGKGIYLSPISSISFGYSGKKYCLATSALFTSHPFCEYVIYAVSSCSIMGTWSVSALSQS; from the exons ATG GACATCAAAGGCCAGTTCTGGAATGATGATGATTCGGAGGGAGATAATGAATCAGAGGAATTTCTCTATGGAGTTCAG GGGAGCTGTGCGGCTGACCTATATCGACACCCACAGCTTGATGCAGACATTGAAGCCGTGAAGGAGATCTACAGTGAGAACTCTGTATCCATCAG AGAATATGGAACTATCGATGACGTGGACATTGACCTCCACATCAACATCAGCTTCCTCGAT GAGGAAGTCTCTACAGCCTGGAAAGTCCTCCGAACAGAACCTATTGTGTTGAGGCTGcgattttctctttcccagtaCCTTGATGGACCAG aaCCATCAATTGAGGTTTTCCAGCCATCAAATAAGGAAGGGTTTGGGCTGGGTCTTCAGCTGAAGAA GATCCTGGGTATGTTCACATCCCAACAATGGAAACATCTCAGCAACGATTTCTTGAAGACCCAGCAAGAAAAGAGGCACAGTTGGTTCAAGGCAAGTGGTACCATCAAGAAGTTCCGAGCCGGCCTCAGCATCTTCTCACCCATCCCCAA GTCTCCCAGTTTCCCGATCATACAGGACTCCATGCTGAAAGGCAAACTGGGTGTACCCGAGCTTCGAGTTGGGCGCCTCATGAACCGTTCTATCTCCTGCACCATGAAGAACCCCAAAGTGGAGGTGTTTGGctaccctcccagcccccaggcagGTCTCCTGTGCCCCCAGCACGtgggcctccctcccccagcacgGACCTCTCCTTTG GTCAGTGGTCACTGCAAGAATATCCCTACTCTGGAATATGGATTTCTTGTCCAG ATCATGAAGTATGCAGAGCAGAGGATTCCAACGTTGAATGAGTACTGCGTGGTGTGTGATGAGCAGCATGTCTTCCAGAATGGGTCCATGCTCAAG CCAGCCGTCTGTACTCGTGAGCTGTGTGTTTTCTCCTTCTACACATTGGGAGTCATGTCCGGAGCTGCAGAGGAGGTTGCTACTGGAGCAGAG GTGGTGGATCTGCTGGTGGCCATGTGTAGGGCAGCTTTGGAGTCCCCTAGAAAGAGCATCATCTTTGAGCCTTATCCCTCTGTGGTGGACCCCACTGATCCCAAGACTCTGGCCTTTAACCCCAAG AAGAAGAATTATGAGCGACTTCAAAAAGCTCTGGATAGTGTGATGTCCATCCGGGAGATGACCCAG GGCTCATATCTAGAAATCAAGAAGCAGATGGACAAGCTGGATCCCTTGGCCCATCCTCTCTTGCAGTG GATCATCTCTAGCAACAGGTCACACATTGTCAAACTACCTCTCAGCAGG CAGCTGAAGTTCATGCACACCTCACACCAGTTCCTCCTGCTGAGCAGCCCTCCTGCCAAGGAGGCTCGGTTCCGGACCGCCAAGAAGCTCTACGGCAGCACCTTTGCCTTCCA TGGGTCCCACATTGAAAACTGGCATTCGATCCTGCGCAATGGGCTGGTCAATGCATCCTACACCAAACTGCAG CTGCATGGAGCAGCCTATGGCAAAGGCATCTACCTGAGCCCCATCTCCAGTATTTCCTTTGGATACTCAGGTAAGAAATACTGTCTGGCCACCTCGGCTCTATTTACATCGCATCCATTTTGTGAATACGTAATCTATGCTGTCTCCTCCTGCTCCATCATGGGTACTTGGTCTGTGTCAGCTCTCTCCCAGTCATAG